One genomic segment of Culturomica massiliensis includes these proteins:
- a CDS encoding SagB/ThcOx family dehydrogenase gives MKDSVLLLTVCCLFSLTGKAQEMKEIKLNAPDKDRGIPVMKAFEQRKSDREFANKELSLQDLSDLLWATNGINRPESGKRTAPSAMNRQDIDVYVCRADGAYLYDAVNRVLKPVSPDDLRSFVAGGQEWVKTAPVCLVLVSDLSKFGGKGEHQMMTGAIDAGIVSQNIAIFCAGTGLVTVPRMSMDQDKLRASLKLKDSQQLFLNNPVGYPK, from the coding sequence ATGAAGGATTCTGTTTTATTATTAACGGTATGTTGTTTGTTTTCTCTTACCGGGAAAGCTCAGGAAATGAAAGAGATAAAATTGAATGCGCCGGACAAGGACAGGGGGATACCGGTTATGAAAGCATTCGAGCAACGTAAATCGGACCGGGAATTTGCAAATAAAGAGTTGAGCTTACAGGATTTATCCGATTTGTTATGGGCAACAAACGGTATAAACCGACCGGAATCGGGAAAGCGTACGGCGCCGTCTGCCATGAATCGCCAGGATATTGATGTGTATGTTTGCCGGGCCGATGGAGCTTACCTCTACGATGCCGTGAACCGTGTTTTGAAGCCGGTGTCTCCGGATGATTTAAGATCTTTTGTGGCAGGTGGGCAGGAATGGGTAAAAACGGCTCCGGTATGTCTGGTTTTGGTATCTGATCTTTCGAAGTTCGGAGGAAAAGGAGAGCACCAAATGATGACAGGAGCTATAGATGCCGGGATTGTCTCTCAAAATATTGCGATTTTTTGTGCGGGAACCGGTTTGGTAACCGTTCCTCGTATGTCAATGGATCAGGATAAGTTGCGGGCCTCTCTTAAATTGAAAGACAGCCAGCAGCTCTTTTTGAATAATCCGGTAGGATACCCTAAATAG